AGAGCTAGATCTGCACCCAAGAATTTACTCTCAAGGCtaggttttcatttatttcctcagtTCTCCTAAAGTTAAGAAATACCcattatttcaagaaataatatTTGGGACTTATATTAATTCAGTCAGTTAAAACACAAGAGTCTTTTAAACCCATCCTCCTTATCAGCTTGGATAAAGagagattttaaactttttatttatttattatttttgtctgtgccaggtcttagttggggcaggatctagttccctgactagggattgaacccgggccccctgcattgggagcacagagtcttagacactggaccgccaggaaagtcccaagagagattttaaaaattaagtacctAAACCATTTCTTTAATTGATAAAATCAGTAACAATTCAAATTGTTAATAATTGGTCAAACAATTTGCATATTCATTGACAGTAACACTTTGCAGCTGTCAGAATTACCTTAAACATATATGAGTCAATTCTCAGACTCATATATTTAAGATAATGCTGACATTTGCAAATGTTAGGCTATATTTtaagttgaaaagtgaaagtgttacccactcagtggtatccgactctttgcgaccctgtggactgccaggctcctctgtctatgttcttctccaggcaagaatagtggcgtGGGTAACCAttgccttcccaacccagggattgaacgcacgtCTCCTAAACAATAAAATGATGGATTgttttttggagaagaaaattgcTACACAAACATAAACAATGAGATGATGATGATATAGCCTACAGATACGTGAAACTTTTTTATGGTACTGTTTCAGCTTTATCTGTTCACCAGCTGGCTGCCCAGGGAGAGATGCTCTACCTGGCTACTCGAATCGAACAAGGTACTAGCCTATTCTTAAGAatgtatttaaaacaaatttaatagGATTTGTcagatttgttattattttatttttatacaagagagtataaaaataaaaaagaaatagttgccaaaaaaaaaaaaaagaaatagttgcATAATCTCACCAGGCAGATAACCCaatagatactttttaaaaaatagtaatgtcATGTATAGAAGTTACAGCTTCACTTACCACCCTAGATTTTTCTCCAAATGCACACACTGtaagtttcttatattttcagaAGACTTTTCTGGAGGACATTTCTATTTATACTTGGGGCTACATGTGAGACTAAGTGtgtgcttttttgaaaaaaaatatacacactgcattgcactttactttttttcacttaaattctGAGATATTTCCATGTAAACACACAAagactgtttcattcttttttaataggtCTGTGGTTTTGCATCATATTGCATTTATTATATATgctatgttctttattttttagtgaGTCCCCCTGGTAGTAGttgattccagtttgtttttATTAAGTAACAATATTGTTGGCATTGTTTTGAAGTATATCCATAGGGTAAATTCCTACAAGTATATTTACTGAGTCAAAAggtatatgaatttttatttttgtatacatgTAACCAGATGTTTGCCCTGTTCTCACACCAGAGTTAAGAGTTTCTACTTCCCCATAACTTCACTGACACGAATACTATCAGACTTTAATCTTTGCTGATCTCATGGGTATTTCATACTGgttttgtttgcctttttcaaattatggtctatttgaatttctttttgtgtGAACTGCCTGTTTTATATTGATTTATATGAGCTCTTTCCTAAATTAAAGAAGTTCACTTTTATGctttatgttgcttttttttttcccagtttcccATTTTTCCTTTGACTTTATGATATTTTCAAACAAAGCTTAACATTTTTAAGTGGTAAACTTTTATCCTTGTGACATCTAAGTTTTGTATCTTGCCTAGAGATGATTTCATACTCcaagtttataaataaattcactcATGCCTTATTCTAGAATTTCTGTGGTttccttttttacatttctttaaccTATGTGGAACATGTTTTGGTGTAATGAGGTAAAGATAGAGCTTtactcttattttcatttttcgaAAAACTAGCCAGTTGTCCCAACATTATCAGTTGAATGCAGGGCATATGATTAAATAgtggttttttttaatcatgtcaTTCTTTGATAAGAAAGACTCATTTCATCATTTAGAATCATGCCATTCTTTTATAAGAAAGacttattttatcttttgtttgtttataaatatatgaagGTCTTATTCTCAATATACTAAATAAATTTAGGGACAAAACTGTGGACCCAGTAGACTGAGTCTAGGGAACAAAAATGGTTTTGAGGTAAAATTGcataaaactgtttttcaaatCATTCAGTTTTCATTCACATTATAATACccaaaatttgagaaaattcaaagGCAGCAATGTTAACTATGGAGTAAAAATAGCTTTAATAAGATTTTGGACTTtctgtaatatatatttatataatgctaAGGGCTATCATTAACCTAATTTTTATCATTATCCTCCCACTTTTACATTGAGATGAGCAGGGTTTTATTCTGGATGTTAGAGAAGTTAAATGATATGCCTAGAGTCACACTGCTGGAAAGCGACAGTCAGCATTCACACTCTGGTCTCCTGATTCTGAGTCCGGTGTTCTACGGACTGTCCTGTACCTAGCATTATATTGTATACAGTAGTTTATACTTTTAATAATGTACTGTTTGAACTCAACTATGTACATTGAGGCATATTTTAATACATTCAGACTGAAAATTGCAAAAACACAGTAGGAGTTCAGTGAACCCAAATCTGCACAATGTGAACCTCACTGAGTAATAGTCACCTTTTTAGAATGCCAGTATTTTCATAGCAGTATTAATATGTGGTTGTTAAATTAGATCACaaaacttgcttttcttttaaatagaaaatgttaTCAACCACACGGACGAAGAAGGATTTACCCCTCTGATGTGGGCTGCAGCACACGGGCAAATAGCTGTGGTAGAGTTTCTACTTCAGAATGTAAGGAAAACGCCTCAGACAATGTATATGTACAGTTACTCAAGTTCAGTTAAGTATATAGTAGTTTTTGTATCTCCAGCCAGCTAGATGTAATGGTagaggatcaaaaaaaaagaaagtttacatGCTCTTCTATTCTTGTGGAACTTGGATCTAGTTAAACAGGCAAGTCTAATCATTCATGAAGCAGTGAGAGACAAGTGAATGCCCAGCCCCTACTAAGCGCAATGGGAACAAAAGTCTATAGGAGAAGCTTCTTGGAGAAGCTGTAATTTGGCCCCAAGTGGCAAGATAGTTAGGATCCAGgtagagggaagaaggaagacctTCAGACAACCTTGATAACGGAGCATCCAGGGGTAGACGTTTGTGTTAGTACTGTGTTAACCCCAGAATGTTACCTGACCTATAATTATTATTGACAAAAGTAACAATGTTCTTATTTTCAAAAAACTGAGAAGTCTTTTGTCTCCATTCCCACTCCAGGGCGCAGATCCCCAGCTTTTAGGAAAAGGTCGGGAAAGTGCTCTGTCGTTGGCCTGTAGTAAGGGCTACACAGACATCGTCAAAATGCTGCTGGATTGTGGAGTTGATGTAAATGAGTATGATTGGGTGAGATATACTGATTTTTAGGTTTtggaaaactatattttattaaatacttaGAAGAATAATTAATTACCTTTAGTTAATGAAACACCTAGAAGAAAAAGTTACTGTCCTAATTTTGATTTAAGTATTgctcacaaaattttaaaattagcttaAACTACTTTTACATGCCCAGTTCTTAGTAAAGCTTCACACAGCAGCACTAAATTATTTGAATCCTATTCTTGAAAAGCTAaatcaccttttttttcccccagaatggAGGGACACCTTTGCTTTACGCTGTACATGGAAATCATGTGAAATGTGTAAAAATGCTCTTAGGTAAGCAGATAAAAgtggaaatatttagaaaatgccACATGAAGACATTATATTTTTACAAGCTGGCCTCACGGGAATCATAAGCTGTCACTGAGACATTATGCAGCCCCGGAGCAGCCCCTTCCCTGAGGTTCTCATGTTAAGCCACAGCTCCATCACACAGCACGCCTGCAGTCACAGCATCTGTCCTTGCTGCTTTGCTTTCAGAGCTCACGTGTGAACCCatggcttttttctcttttccctatcTACATTGTCTTTAAGCCGAAGTTCTGTCTGTAGTTGTGTATTAGGCTCTAGAGGATGCCTGAATGTTTAAAGTGTCTTCCCTCTGACCCGCCAGAGTGAATTCTGCACCCTTCCTGTACTCTGTACTTTGTCAGACCATCCTGAAAATGccttccaaatttgctaacaatCTGTCCTGCTATTTGCACATGAGCCACCATGGGCAAACATAtccatgttttcattttgtttatatagaTGTTTCTATTTTGGTATAGAAAATGGAGCGGACCCAACAATTGAAACTGACTCTGGGTATAATTCTATGGATCTAGCTGTAGCCCTGGGCTATAGAAGTGGTAAGTGTTTTAGAATTCTCAGGTTCCATTTTAGTAAAGTTCTATAATAATAGAAGCCAGTGGTCTAAACTGTTCTCACCACTTGCAGTTATGGAACATGTATGTTATCCTAACTCCTGACATATACTTTTAATTGTGGGCAAAATCAACAGATTCCTAGAAAGTCTAAAAATGAGTTTGTTACTGTTACTTTTCACCCACCCAAATAATTAGTTGCTGGAGAATAAGTGCACACCTATTTACAGATGTGTTTAATGTTTCATAGCAAACTGTTTATACAATGCTTGGTAGTTGCCCTTTCTCTGTTCCTTAGAACAACCTTGTGTTCTGGACTCttcttcagttctaaaatttagAAACCAAAAACAGGAAAATCTAATAACTTGAACAACTATTAAAGTCAGTGATAGACTAAGTTTTACGTATTGCATTATAATCTTATCTCCCTCAAACTATAAGTATATCctaattacaaattattttaggaaaaagtTGGTGAAGTTAAGTTGAATttgatagttttaaaaattttgtaatgaGCGTGCTATAGTCTTGATCACCTGTCTGTTTTAGTTCAACAGGTTATTGAGTCCCATTTATTGAAACTGCTTCAGAACATCAAGGAGTAGACAGAGTCATCAGAAAGTGTCGTCTGCCCTTCGGTTTACTTTTGGCCCTTACAAATGATAGTTTTGTTTACTTATAAATTTTTACCTCAGTTGcaatatttactgatttttagTAAGTTTTAATAAGTATTCCTCTGAGTCACTGGTTTATAAAAAAGTTAATGTTGATGCTTTTTTTATAAATGTGTTTTactgcatatttaaaattataaaagtgagTGTTTTGTGGCATGTAAATTTTTATGGTACAGATGGTTATCTGTCTTTGTATCAAGTGCTGTAATTTAACGTTTTCAGAAATTATTCCTCCCTATTCATCTTCACTCTTGTATTAACTCATTGACTTTATATAGGGTTTGCTATAAATCCATAGAAAAAAATTTGTTATTATTGAATTTCAAAATGCACAGTGTGATTGTTTACAAAATGATGTTATAAATGAATAAAGTCCTTCTTTGCTGTTTGCCTGCaggtttttctttataattactTAAGATTATTAAGGGAATTGTTTAGGATTTTTAGTTTAACCCTTCTGTCCTGCCAGGGTACTCCATTAGATCAAACAATacagttaaaataaattcaatGTAAGTTAATCAACATAGACTTATTACCATTTCTAGAAGTATATTGAGAATATTTTTCTCCCGTGAATAAGCTTTTCAGTAGGAAAAGTCGTCTGGGAAAGAGAACTCATTTCTTCAATAAAAGTCAGATGTTCTTCACTTCCACTCCAGGAGCACTATAAACTCACGCTGCACCAACATCTGGAAGAGAGAGCATGAGCTTGCAGTTGGTGTGACCACTGAGGGTGGGACTCGGGTTAAATCACTTCATCTGGAAAACAGGTGTGACATCAGTTACTACAGTGGGTTGCAAGCCACATAAACTTGATCTAGCTAATTTAAGCAAAAGGGAATTAATGGAAGGAAAAGCTGAAGAAGTAGGCAGTCCCAAAGGTTGAAACTAGACCAGCTATCTCAATCAGGAAGTCATGGCCAGCCATGTTGGGTGCCTCTTTGGTAATGCTTAAATCCCCTCATTGGTCATTGGGCTCAGGATTAAGTTTTCCAGGAGGCAGAAATCCATTTCCCCTGGATATAAATGCACCACTGTATGGAGTTGAGGGGAGAACGGAGATGACTGTTTAACAACCCATGCTTGCCCCCAGACCACCTGGAAGGCAGGAGGCACAGTCTCCTAAGGAAAACCAcgggaagaaaaaaatgatagatgTTCGCTCCAAAGGCAAGCTCAGTCATATGTGAAAATAGTACCAGTGTTTCCCCCATGTCAGGCATATACTTTAAACTGATTTTACCTAAAACCATTTACccttccatttggttctttttcttaCTAAGGGCCCATATCCACGAAGTGTTAGTTCCTattcatattgtgtgtgtgtgtgtctgtgtgggtatatgtgctcagtcacatctaactctgtgatcccatagactgtagctcgccaggctactctgtccatggaagtttccaggcatgaatactggggcgggttgccatttcctcttccaagggatcttcccaaccccaggatagAACCAatatctcttgtatctcctgcattacaggccaATTTGTTACTGCTGAACCATAAAGTAACAAAATCCAGTGATCCATTTGGGTGTATCACTCTTGAGTATTGTCTGCAAGTGCTCTCCACAACAGAACAGGCACCAAAAAACCTATGCTAGGATTGACTCTAAAATGACCACTTCTCTCCTGATCTGACTCAGGTTGACAACCAACAGATCTCAGAGAATATATTGAAGAAAATTCCCCTTTCCAGTGCTATGCCTTTTAGCCCCAGGGTCCCTGATAACAAGCCCCAGAAAACTCCTTTAAGAAATAGACAAAGTTAATCAAAACAACAGGACCGGTTATAAATGGTAGGCCCTATAAACAACAGGGCCAGTTATaaaattcctcttttaaaaattaaataccttTTAGGTAGTGTTTGTTGATTgcataaaaatttatttagagCTCACGTACCAGACACTGCTTGATGTGAGGGTTAAATATTGAGCAAaaaatactgtttataatagccaggacatggaagcaacctagatgcccatcaacagacgaatggataaggaagctgtggtacatatacaccatggaatattactcagccattaaaaagtattcatttgaatcagttctaatgagatggatgaaactggagcccattatacagagtgaagtaagtcagaaagataaagaccattacagtatactaacacatatatatggactttagaaatatggtaatgataaccctatatgcaaaacagaaaaagagacacagatgtatagaacagacttttggactctgtgggagaaggcgagggtgggatgtttcaagagaacagcatcgaaacatgtatattatctagggtgaaacagatcaccagcccaggtgggatgcatgagacaagtgctcgggcctggtgcactgggaagacccagagggatcgggtagagagtgaggtgggagaggggatcgggatggggaatacatgtaaatccatggctgattcaggtcaatgtatgacaaaaaccactacaatattgtaaagtaattagcctccaactaataaatgaaaaaaaaaagaaaaattgtatttcTAGTTATCTAGCaatgaataattaaaaagtaaattaaaataattccagttttttttttataattccaGTTTTAACTgcatcaaaaataaaacatttaggaatgaagttaaaaaaaaaaatactgaacaaaAACAGTCCCACTGTCAAGGTGCTCACTGCCTAGTATAGGACTAGGGCTCATTACTGCCACAGAGTGAAATACATTAGCAAAATTTTTCAAGGAACTtgcctggccatccagtggttaagaattcatgcttcccaatgggaatttgttgtatgactcgaAACTAAAACCGGGGCACTGCGATGACCtaaaagggtggggtggggagggaggctcaagaggggggacatatacctatggctgattcatgttggtatttggcagaaaccaacaaaatactataaagcaattatccttcaattaaaaataaattttaaaaaatagcagatCAAGTAATCATCAAGTATTAAAGTAGAAAAGCAAGCTACAACTGTTATCTCTACAAAGAAAATATTGACAATAAACattttgaatagaaaaaaaaaagaatccttgcttccactgtaggggtgTGGGTTTttccctggttggagaattaaaatcccacatgctgcatggaaagatcaaaaatttttaaaaaaaaaaacaactccaatTTTCAAAAGGTTTAAAACTTTTATGCTTATGTAAGTTTAAGTTGAACACCTGTCAAAGATTTTATTCAGCTAATTAACTGGTAAGGAAACCAGTAAGACGTTAAAACTAATTCCAAGAGCTAGGTATTTTAAGCAATATTAGTAAAAGATTGCTGAGTTAGACACAATCTGATTAATGTCCAACTAGGTCATAAACCCTAACCTTTAATCATAAACCATAATCTTTTCCACAGGACAGAAATTACTGGCATCTCTAAGGACAGAAATCTACAAGCTAACATGTGACTTCACTAAAACTGGTACTTTCAGTCAACAATAAACAGTTttacctcttgatgaaagtgaaagagaagaatgaaaaagctggcttaaaactcaacattcaaaaaatgaagatcatggcatctggtcccatcacttcatggcaaatagatggggaaacaatggaaacagtgacagactttattttcttgggctccaaaatcactatagatggtgactgcagccacaaaattaaaagatgcttgttccttggaaggaaagttatgacaaacctagacagcgtattaaaaggcagagacattactttgcagacaaaggtccatctagtcaaggctacggtttttccagcagtcatgtatggatgtgagagttgggccataaagaacgCTAAACGCccaagaaattgatgcttttgaactgtggtgttggagaagactcttgagagtcccttggacagcaaggaaatccaacctaaaggaaatcagtcctgaatattcattagaaggactgatgctgaaactccaatactttggccacctgatgcaatgaactgactccttggaaaagaccctgatgctgggaaagactgaaggcaggagggaaaggggatgacagaggatgagatggttggatggcatcactgactcaatggacatgaatttgagcaagctcttggagatggtgaaggacagggaagactagcaaagagttagacacgtcTGAGAGGCTGAACAACAGTAGTGAGCTGGATTAAGCAGTTTCCCCTGGATTAATTGATTAATTCTCAAATTTTAGTGTGTATCAGAaccatctgttcagttcagttcagttgctgagtcgtgtcctactctttgcgaccccatggactacagcacgccaggcttccctgtccattaccaactcccggagcttgctcaaactcatgtccatcatgagtcagtgatgacatccaaccatctcatcctctgtcgttcccttctcctatcctcaatctttaccagcattagggtcttttccaatgaatcggttctttgcatcaggtggccaaagtattagagtttcaacttcagcatcagtccttccaatgaatattcaggactgatttcctttagggtggactagttggatctccttgctgtccaaggaactttcaagagtcttctccaacaccacagttcaaaagcatcaattcttcagtgctcaact
The sequence above is a segment of the Cervus elaphus chromosome 25, mCerEla1.1, whole genome shotgun sequence genome. Coding sequences within it:
- the ANKRA2 gene encoding ankyrin repeat family A protein 2, whose protein sequence is MATSANLDIGAQLIVEECPSSYSLSGMPDIKIERQLDSSAEEGPAQGVAVGMKFILPNRFDMNVCSRFVKSLNEEDSKNIQDQVNSDLEVASVLFKAECNIHTSPSPGIQVRHVYTPSTTKHFSPIKQSTTLTNKHRGNEVSTTPLLANSLSVHQLAAQGEMLYLATRIEQENVINHTDEEGFTPLMWAAAHGQIAVVEFLLQNGADPQLLGKGRESALSLACSKGYTDIVKMLLDCGVDVNEYDWNGGTPLLYAVHGNHVKCVKMLLENGADPTIETDSGYNSMDLAVALGYRSVQQVIESHLLKLLQNIKE